A section of the Primulina eburnea isolate SZY01 chromosome 1, ASM2296580v1, whole genome shotgun sequence genome encodes:
- the LOC140805653 gene encoding uncharacterized protein: protein MAGRPPRQNRNPRYANNNNNNTNGEGNGPPPQFNLNQADLMAIATIVATTLQGLVNHNANQPPPPPPQHGVKFHYESLRKNRFPTFSGAADPEVSQSWLKSVETQLRLLEVPDALKVDVIVPFLEDRAGKWWEAISPAMTATGPITWQHFKEAFLKQYYPAEVRLQKLSEFENLTQAPDMSVVEYTSQFNALGSYAPAIMADEVLKLHRFKKGLNSRIQSALAVYQPTNFSDLMGAAIRAETDIQRREKDIRNKRPMNDQSSHGSQSFKKPNHSSEPSKETSPASGYQAIKPCPTCHLRHLGECRRASGVCFGCGKPGHRMADCPAANNKTTGPGKRDGSSPGANANKPRENKPNARVFAMMQEEADDASDVVSGTIFFQQVPAYVLFDCGATHSCTSKRFGKKLGRKPDKLTEPFQLATPTSKSIETDELYRD from the coding sequence ATGGCCGGTAGACCTCCAAGGCAAAACCGCAACCCCCGTTATgctaacaacaacaacaacaacactaATGGAGAAGGCAACGGACCTCCACCTCAGTTCAATCTCAATCAAGCAGACTTGATGGCCATAGCCACGATCGTGGCGACGACACTTCAGGGGTTAGTAAACCACAACGCCAAtcaaccaccaccacctccaccacagcACGGAGTCAAGTTCCATTACGAGTCCCTCCGTAAGAACAGGTTCCCAACTTTCAGTGGCGCTGCCGACCCTGAGGTTAGCCAGAGTTGGCTGAAAAGTGTGGAGACTCAGCTGCGACTGTTGGAAGTCCCGGATGCACTGAAAGTGGACGTGATAGTGCCATTCCTGGAAGATCGAGCAGGCAAGTGGTGGGAAGCAATCTCGCCAGCCATGACAGCTACAGGACCAATCACGTGGCAACACTTTAAAGAAGCTTTCTTGAAACAGTACTATCCGGCGGAAGTCAGATTGCAGAAGTTGAGTGAATTTGAAAATCTTACTCAAGCCCCAGATATGTCAGTGGTCGAGTACACCTCCCAGTTCAACGCCTTAGGATCTTATGCTCCGGCAATTATGGCGGATGAAGTTCTAAAATTGCACCGCTTCAAGAAGGGGTTGAACAGCAGGATCCAATCAGCCCTAGCAGTCTACCAACCGACGAATTTTTCAGACTTGATGGGCGCAGCTATCCGAGCTGAAACTGATATCCAGCGCAGAGAGAAGGATATTAGGAACAAAAGGCCTATGAATGATCAGTCCTCTCATGGcagtcagtcgttcaagaaaccAAACCATTCCAGTGAACCATCTAAAGAAACTTCGCCTGCCTCAGGCTACCAAGCCATTAAGCCTTGCCCAACTTGCCACTTACGACACCTGGGAGAATGTCGTAGAGCCAGCGGCGTCTGCTTTGGATGCGGGAAACCAGGACACCGTATGGCAGATTGTCCAGCCGCCAACAACAAAACAACTGGACCAGGTAAAAGAGACGGGTCAAGCCCAGGGGCGAATGCCAATAAACCACGGGAGAACAAACCAAATGCCAGGGTGTTTGCCATGATGCAGGAGGAGGCAGATGATGCAAGCGATGTTGTGTCAggtaccatattttttcaacaAGTGCCTGCTTATGTCTTATTTGACTGTGGCGCTACACATTCTTGTACATCTaagagatttggtaagaagttAGGACGTAAGCCCGATAAGCTAACCGAACCTTTCCAACTAGCCACACCTACTAGTAAATCCATTGAAACTGACGAACTTTACAGAGATTGA